One genomic region from Colletotrichum lupini chromosome 7, complete sequence encodes:
- a CDS encoding squalene synthase — MTADNFFPSYSSAVLLLNPRLPFIQGQQSSLLVDSSPRNSPCPPCYKTHAKFEVIDWNVSKKAEAETTCQRLRAQTFNPQPTTNPHIASYLDSTSFFRRQLLKPLRYCPILAIRRPPRRQTAIMGVIYYLLHPNQLRSIIQWKVWHDPVHHRDPSKEDPTLKSCFEFLNKTSRSFSAVIQELNPELLVPVCLFYLVLRGLDTIEDDMTLDIKEKEPLLRQFDKYMETDGWTFTKNGPNEKDRELLVHFDDVVTELKKIKKPYYEIIKDITIKMGNGMADYALNAEHNENGVATIKEYELYCHYVAGLVGDGLTRLFVEGNMANPKLLERPALTESMGQFLQKTNIIRDVHEDYLDKRRFWPKEIWSKHVDTWDDLFKPENLPKALECSSEMVLNALKHTEECLFYMAGIKDQSVFNFVAIPQSMAIATLELVFRNPAIFSSHIKITKGDACYLMTKSTQNLQIVCEVFRDYTRRIHKKNDPRDPNYVQISVQCGKIEQFIDSLFPRQDPKLLGDAAKQKERGQPGMDAGEAFVLGGMVLLTLFFVSGLMIGTAWFFGARFDSLWKTDSIYWPGSETGAATPIEHKELSFRLLAAGMATKY, encoded by the exons ATGACAGCGGATAACTTCTTTCCCTCCTATTCTTCCGCGGTCTTGTTGTTGAATCCCCGTCTGCCGTTCATCCAAGGTCAACAATCCAGTTTGCTTGTCGACTCTTCTCCACGCAACAGCCCGTGTCCTCCCTGCTATAAAACGCACGCGAAATTTGAGGTCATTGACTGGAACGTGAGCAAAAAAGCAGAAGCTGAGACCACCTGCCAACGACTGCGCGCGCAAACCTTCAATCCGCAGCCCACGACGAACCCGCACATAGCCAGCTACCTTG ACTCGACTTCGTTCTTCCGTCGTCAACTCCTTAAGCCTCTGCGCTACTGTCCGATTCTAGCAATCCGCCGTCCGCCGCGACGACAGACCGCCATCATGGGTGTCATTTACTACCTCCTTCACCCCAACCAGCTTCGCTCCATCATCCAATG GAAGGTCTGGCACGACCCCGTCCACCACCGCGATCCCTCAAAGGAAGACCCTACGCTGAAGTCGTGCTTCGAATTCCTCAACAAGACGAGCCGTAGTTTCTCCGCCGTCATCCAGGAGCTCAACCCCGAACTCCTGGTTCCCGTTTGCCTGTTCTACCTTGTGCTGCGCGGCCTCGACACCATCGAAGATGATATGACATTGGATatcaaggagaaggagcCTCTGCTGCGCCAGTTTGATAAGTACATGGAGACGGATGGCTGGACTTTCACCAAGAACGGTCCTAACGAGAAGGACCGCGAGCTCCTGGTGCACTTTGACGATGTCGTAACTGAGCTGAAGAAGATCAAGAAGCCCTACTACGAGATCATCAAGGATATCACGATCAAGATGGGTAACGGCATGGCCGACTACGCTCTCAACGCCGAGCACAACGAGAACGGTGTTGCGACCATCAAGGAGTACGAGCTTTACTGCCACTACGTTGCCGGTCTCGTCGGTGACGGCCTGACCCGCCTCTTCGTCGAGGGCAACATGGCCAACCCCAAGCTTCTCGAGCGCCCCGCGCTCACCGAGTCCATGGGACAGTTCCTCCAAAAGACCAACATCATTCGCGACGTCCACGAGGACTACCTCGACAAGCGCCGTTTCTGGCCCAAGGAGATCTGGAGCAAGCACGTCGACACCTGGGACGATCTCTTCAAGCCCGAGAACCTGCCCAAGGCTCTCGAGTGCAGCTCCGAGATGGTTCTGAATGCTCTCAAGCACACTGAGGAGTGCCTGTTCTACATGGCTGGTATCAAGGATCAGAGTGTCTTCAACTTCGTCGCTATCCCCCAGAGCATGGCTATTGCGACGTTGGAGCTCGTCTTCCGTAACCCTGCCATCTTCAGCAGCCACATCAAGATCACCAAGGGCGACGCATGCTACCTCATGACCAAGTCAACACAGAACCTCCAAATTGTGTGTGAGGTTTTCAGAGACTACACCCGTCGGATACACAAGAAGAACGACCCGCGCGACCCCAACTACGTGCAGATTAGCGTGCAGTGCGGCAAG ATTGAGCAATTCATCGACTCTCTGTTCCCGAGACAGGACCCCAAGCTGCTCGGAGATGCGGCGAAACAGAAAGAGCGGGGCCAACCGGGTATGGATGCAGGCGAGGCCTTCGTATTGGGCGGCATGGTTCTGTTGACCCTCTTTTTCGTATCTGGTCTTATG
- a CDS encoding NAD dependent epimerase/dehydratase — translation MATNGHSANKFLIWGGEGWVANHLKVLLEGQGKEVYTTTVRMENREGVLAELEKVKPTHVLNCAGCTGRPNVDWCEDNKEATMRSNVIGTLNLTDACFLKGIHCTVFATGCIYQYDDAHPIGGAGYLETDPANFKGSFYSDTKGHVEEIMKHYKNCLILRLRMPVSDDLHSRNFVTKIAKYDRVVDIPNSNTILTDLLPASILMAEHKDTGIYNFTNPGAISHNEVLSLFKEIVRPDFTWKNFSLEEQAKVIKAGRSNCKLDTTKLEKKLKEYNYTVPEVHDAYRGCFERMKANGVV, via the exons ATGGCTACCAACGGACACTCTGCGAACAAGTTCCTCATCTGGGGTGGCGAGGGCTGGGTTGCGAACCACCTCAAGGTCCTCCTCGAGGGACAGGGCAAGGAGGTCTACACCACCACCGTCCGCATGGAGAACCGTGAGGGCGTCCTCGCCGAGCTCGAGAAGGTCAAGCCTACCCACGTTCTCAACTGCGCTGGCTGCACTGGTCGCCCCAATGTCGACTGGTGCGAGGACAACAAGGAGGCTACGATGCGATCCAACGTTATCGGCACCCTGAACCTCACCGATGCCTGCTTCCTCAAGGGCATCCACTGCACCGTCTTCGCCACCGGCTGCATCTACCAGTACGACGACGCCCACCCCATTGGCGGTGCTGGCTACCTCGAGACCGACCCTGCCAACTTTAAGGGCAGCTTCTACTCGGACACCAAGGGTCACGTCGAGGAG ATCATGAAGCACTACAAGAACTGCCTCATCCTCCGCCTGCGTATGCCCGTCAGCGACGACCTCCACTCCCGCAACTTTGTTACCAAGATTGCCAAGTACGACCGTGTCGTTGATATCCCCAACTCCAACACCATTCTCACTGATCTCCTCCCGGCTTCCATCCTCATGGCCGAGCACAAGGACACTGGCATCTACAACTTCACCAACCCCGGTGCCATTTCTCACAACGAGGTGCTCTCCCTCTTCAAGGAGATTGTCCGTCCCGATTTTACATGGAAGAACTTCTCGCTCGAGGAGCAGGCCAAGGTCATCAAGGCCGGCCGCAGCAACTGCAAACTCGACACCACCAAGTTGGAGAAGAAGCTCAAGGAGTACAACTACACGGTGCCCGAGGTTCACGACGCCTACAGGGGATGCTTCGAGCGCATGAAGGCCAACGGTGTCGTGTAA
- a CDS encoding DnaJ domain-containing protein, whose amino-acid sequence MVVDTAYYDTLGVQPTATDIEIKKAYRKLAIVHHPDKNPNDPSAHEKFQEIGEAYQVLSDKDLRAAYDKYGKDSAKPSEGFADPAEFFSSIFGGDAFVDWIGEISLMKDLTATMDITMQEGEEGAEGAEAADGEFPGTEEAKKESMKAGDAEKAGAAAAAAAAPPPTVVVEDEKEAHKAADSAAAGTANAPPPPYAAEGRTPSPSPSGTSGTAKRTQIPLRPALMDRPSDEVAGQPESEESLRKKEKKKGSLTKEQRDQLAAYDKERARVRQERVDTLARKLLDRISVWTETDKGADVTKAFQEKTRLEVENMKMESFGLDILHAIGQTYLAKATGLLRSQKFLGIGGFFSRVKDKGTIVKETWNTISSAIDAQQTIEEMARMEEKGGEEWSEDRKAEYERRVTGKILTAAWRGSKFEIQSVLREVCDSVLNDKKIPLAKRLERAEALVIIGDIFSKAARSPEEEGDYLVFEQLVAEAAIKKDKESKKKGKKHPSADVAEDAPNVPKPEKA is encoded by the exons ATGGTTGTCGACACCGCATACTACGACACTCTCGGTGTTCAGCCCACCGCCACAGACATCGAAATCAAGAAGGCCTACCGAAAGCTTGCCATCGTTCACCACCCGG ACAAGAACCCCAACGACCCCTCCGCCCACGAAAAGTTCCAAGAAATTGGCGAAGCCTACCAAGTCCTCTCCGACAAGGACCTCCGAGCAGCCTACGACAAGTATGGAAAGGACAGCGCGAAGCCTTCCGAGGGCTTTGCCGACCCGGCCGAGTTCTTCAGCTCCATCTTTGGCGGCGATGCCTTTGTCGACTGGATCGGTGAGATTAGCCTGATGAAGGATCTGACGGCCACTATGGACATCACCATGCAGGAGGGTGAGGAGGGCGCTGAGGGCGCCGAAGCTGCCGACGGCGAGTTCCCTGGCACTGAGGAGGCCAAGAAGGAGAGCATGAAGGCTGGAGACGCAGAAAAGGctggcgccgccgccgctgccgccgctgctCCTCCGCCAACCGTCGTCGTTGAAGACGAGAAGGAGGCTCATAAGGCAGCCGACTCTGCCGCTGCTGGCACCGCCAACGCGCCTCCTCCCCCATACGCCGCTGAGGGTAGAACACCATCACCGAGCCCGTCCGGTACCTCGGGTACCGCAAAGCGCACTCAGATCCCCCTCCGGCCTGCGCTTATGGACAGGCCCTCGGACGAAGTCGCAGGCCAGCCCGAGTCGGAGGAGTCGCTGCGGAagaaagagaagaagaagggtaGCTTGACCAAGGAGCAGCGCGATCAGCTCGCCGCCTACGACAAGGAGCGCGCCCGCGTCCGCCAGGAGCGTGTCGACACCCTCGCCCGCAAGCTCCTCGACAGAATAAGCGTGTGGACCGAGACCGACAAGGGCGCTGACGTCACCAAGGCGTTCCAAGAAAAGACTCGTCTCGAGGTCGAGAACATGAAGATGGAGTCTTTCGGTCTGGATATCCTCCACGCCATCGGCCAGACGTACTTGGCCAAGGCCACCGGTCTGCTGCGGAGTCAGAAGTTCCTGGGCATCGGCGGTTTCTTCAGCCGCGTCAAGGACAAGGGCACGATCGTGAAGGAGACTTGGAACACCATCAGCTCTGCCATCGACGCACAGCAGACCATTGAGGAGATGGCGCGCATGGAGGAGAAGGGCGGCGAGGAGTGGTCCGAGGATCGCAAGGCCGAGTACGAGCGCCGCGTCACAGGCAAGATCCTCACTGCCGCATGGCGCGGCTCCAAGTTTGAGATTCAGAGTGTGCTGCGTGAGGTGTGCGACTCCGTCCTCAACGACAAGAAGATCCCCTTGGCCAAGAGACTGGAGCGCGCTGAGGCACTGGTCATCATCGGTGACATTTTCTCCAAG GCCGCGAGATCCCCCGAGGAGGAAGGCGACTACCTCGTCTTCGAGCAGCTCGTCGCCGAGGCAGCCATCAAGAAGGATAAGGAGTccaagaagaagggcaagaagCACCCGTCAGCGGATGTCGCTGAGGATGCGCCCAACGTCCCCAAGCCCGAGAAGGCATAA
- a CDS encoding isochorismatase hydrolase has protein sequence MRHASSTPTALVLIDIQEGFKHPTHWGSSRSTPTFESNVEALLASARKYNETITSTPTSQEQKPVLILHVHHHSISPTSALHPTHYLEGSSTPSVAPLPYAAPLPSEPVFTKNFNSAFIGTNLEATLRSAGIRQLIVVGLTTDHCVSTTVRMAANLQVLGEDGGVDGNGVLLVRDAVATYEKGGFDAETVHAVNLASLDGEFAEVVGAEEVLAGVLSL, from the coding sequence ATGCGTCACGCATCCAGCACACCCACGGCGCTCGTCCTGATTGACATCCAAGAGGGCTTCAAGCACCCGACCCACTGGGGCTCATCACGCAGCACACCAACATTCGAATCCAACGTCGAGGCACTCCTCGCATCCGCACGCAAATACAACGAAACCATCACTTCGACCCCGACCTCCCAAGAGCAAAAGCCAGTACTCATCCTCCACGTCCACCACCACTCCATATCCCCTACTTCCGCCCTCCACCCGACACACTACCTCGAAGGCTCGTCAACCCCCTCCGTCGCACCTCTGCCCTACGCTGCACCCCTGCCCTCAGAACCCGTCTTCACGAAGAACTTCAACAGCGCCTTCATCGGCACCAACCTTGAGGCAACGCTGCGGTCCGCCGGGATTCGGCAGCTTATAGTGGTTGGGCTGACGACTGATCACTGCGTGAGCACTACGGTGCGGATGGCGGCCAACTTGCAGGTTCTGGGCGAGGATGGAGGGGTAGATGGTAACGGTGTACTGTTGGTGAGGGATGCGGTTGCGACGTATGAGAAGGGCGGGTTTGATGCTGAGACTGTGCATGCTGTGAATTTGGCTAGTTTGGATGGGGAGTTTGCGGAGGTTGTTGGTGCGGAGGAGGTTTTGGCGGGTGTTTTGAGTTTGTGA
- a CDS encoding amidohydrolase, with product MTRVLIKNVCVFDGKVIQNAGNFLFTRSAGNIQDPTMDDSQIENPDHVIDGRGCTLIPGLIDVYVNIKGINTALDTFASHGVTTVIDLSSNNEQCQSLRVYAAGKTKLPTILSSGTEAVPMETHRPALRSNSDTVEIRTRGDAVAFVSAKSSGPDRADLVKVAVSLHSHSDGILKTIVDVAHAYDKLTVARTTGKASYERGMRAGFDIFAHAPLDAPINAAMAGEMASQGKIFIPTLTMAKKQVPSEQSSFDYPGLTASRSQDPTSATNIREFESSDVAPGATVGNNYENATESVRTLHEAGVTICAGTTANVVPGAQVPFGESLHEELCLLVEAGMPTLDVLRSATCVASKAFRLGDRGMLRSGFRSDLVEGNPLEDISVTRKLQGVWIQGECICTRQTSA from the coding sequence ATGACTAGGGTTCTTATCAAGAACGTATGCGTTTTTGATGGCAAGGTCATTCAAAATGCTGGAAACTTTTTGTTTACCAGGTCGGCTGGCAATATCCAAGACCCGACCATGGATGACTCCCAAATTGAGAATCCAGATCATGTTATCGACGGCCGTGGCTGTACATTGATTCCCGGCTTGATCGACGTCTACGTGAACATCAAGGGTATCAATACGGCGCTGGATACCTTCGCGAGCCATGGCGTGACCACCGTCATCGATCTCAGCAGCAACAATGAGCAATGTCAATCTCTTCGCGTATACGCCGCTGGCAAGACGAAATTGCCTACTATACTTTCTTCCGGTACAGAAGCAGTACCAATGGAGACCCATCGACCGGCTCTTCGCAGTAACTCAGATACGGTGGAGATTCGCACGCGTGGCGATGCAGTAGCTTTTGTCTCGGCCAAGTCGAGTGGCCCAGACCGCGCGGATTTGGTTAAAGTTGCCGTCAGTCTGCATTCGCACAGCGATGGAATACTCAAAACCATTGTAGACGTCGCTCACGCCTACGACAAGTTGACCGTGGCCCGTACTACTGGCAAAGCGTCTTACGAACGTGGCATGAGGGCCGGTTTCGATATCTTTGCCCATGCTCCTCTTGACGCACCCATCAATGCGGCGATGGCTGGAGAAATGGCTTCACAGGGCAAAATATTCATTCCGACGTTGACCATGGCAAAGAAACAAGTGCCATCGGAACAATCATCCTTTGATTACCCCGGATTGACCGCTAGCCGAAGCCAAGACCCTACTTCCGCCACAAATATCAGGGAATTCGAGAGCAGTGATGTAGCTCCAGGAGCCACGGTCGGGAACAACTATGAAAACGCGACAGAAAGCGTGCGAACACTCCATGAAGCTGGCGTTACGATTTGCGCGGGTACAACAGCGAATGTTGTTCCAGGGGCCCAGGTACCATTTGGCGAGAGTCTTCATGAGGAATTATGCTTGCTCGTCGAGGCTGGCATGCCAACCCTGGACGTTCTACGCTCTGCGACCTGCGTGGCTTCCAAGGCGTTCAGGCTTGGCGATCGAGGTATGCTTCGAAGTGGTTTTAGATCCGACCTTGTTGAAGGTAATCCCTTGGAAGACATCAGTGTCACCCGAAAGCTTCAGGGAGTATGGATCCAGGGTGAATGTATCTGCACACGCCAAACCTCAGCCTAA